The following proteins are co-located in the Vicinamibacterales bacterium genome:
- a CDS encoding succinate dehydrogenase cytochrome b subunit codes for MSPRGVFSSSAGTKLLIGATGLLLFAYLVLHLAGNLGIFAGQDTFNHYAHFLEGNPLIAPAEVALVLLFLVHIYKTVTMWTRNQAARPVGYVEKRWAGHTSRKSLGSTTMIWSGLATLVFVVIHVAQIKYGAWYQIGDPPIRDLYRTEIEVFSNPVWVAVYVAAMGLIGLHLRHGISSAFQSIGASHPVFTKRLVAIGTVVAILIAGGFAIIPIWVYLTR; via the coding sequence ATGTCGCCTCGCGGGGTCTTTTCATCCTCTGCCGGCACCAAGCTCCTCATCGGCGCCACCGGGCTGCTGCTGTTCGCGTACCTGGTCCTCCACCTCGCCGGCAACCTGGGGATCTTCGCCGGACAGGACACGTTCAACCACTACGCGCACTTCCTCGAAGGCAATCCGCTCATCGCCCCGGCGGAAGTCGCGCTGGTGCTGCTCTTCCTGGTCCACATCTACAAGACCGTGACGATGTGGACGCGGAACCAGGCGGCGCGGCCGGTCGGCTACGTGGAGAAGCGCTGGGCCGGGCACACGAGCCGCAAGAGCCTCGGATCCACGACGATGATCTGGTCGGGGCTCGCGACGCTGGTGTTCGTGGTCATCCACGTCGCCCAGATCAAGTACGGCGCCTGGTATCAGATCGGCGATCCGCCGATCCGCGATCTCTACCGCACCGAGATCGAGGTGTTCTCGAACCCGGTGTGGGTCGCGGTCTACGTGGCGGCCATGGGGCTCATCGGCCTGCACCTGCGGCACGGAATTTCGAGCGCGTTTCAGTCGATCGGCGCCAGCCACCCGGTTTTCACCAAGCGGCTGGTCGCGATCGGCACGGTCGTCGCAATCCTGATTGCTGGCGGCTTTGCCATCATTCCCATCTGGGTGTACCTGACGAGATGA